A single Dechloromonas denitrificans DNA region contains:
- a CDS encoding catechol 2,3-dioxygenase has protein sequence MAMTGVLRPGHVQIRVLDLEESINFYANVLGLVETGRDAQGRVYFKAWDERDHNSVLIRQADTAGLDFVGFKVDSVATLNKLEADLKDYGVKTERIPAREMLETGERVRFLLPTGHTFELYAEKTDIGNGQPYINPEAWIPAAEHGIAPVRLDHLLCYGPDIEKAQAILQDVLGFYLVEHIELEDGSGDLAIWLSTSIKAHDIAFVRHPEPGKLHHISFLLDSWEKVLRAADLMSINRVSIDIGPTRHGVTRGTTIYAFDPSGNRFETFCGGYQSYPDGKPIKWTMGDVGRGIFYHDRTLNDSFLSVVT, from the coding sequence ATGGCAATGACTGGAGTACTACGTCCGGGGCACGTGCAAATACGTGTTCTGGATCTCGAAGAAAGCATCAACTTTTACGCCAACGTGCTCGGCCTCGTCGAGACCGGGCGCGACGCGCAGGGCCGCGTCTATTTCAAGGCCTGGGACGAGCGCGACCACAACAGCGTGCTGATCCGCCAGGCCGATACCGCCGGCCTCGATTTCGTCGGCTTCAAGGTCGATAGCGTGGCGACGTTGAACAAGCTGGAAGCCGACCTCAAGGATTACGGCGTCAAGACCGAGCGCATCCCGGCTCGCGAGATGCTGGAAACCGGCGAACGCGTCCGCTTCCTGCTGCCCACCGGCCATACCTTCGAGCTGTATGCCGAGAAGACCGACATCGGCAACGGCCAGCCCTACATCAATCCGGAAGCCTGGATTCCGGCGGCCGAGCACGGCATCGCCCCGGTCCGCCTCGATCACCTGCTGTGCTACGGGCCGGACATCGAAAAGGCCCAGGCCATCCTGCAGGACGTGCTCGGTTTCTATCTGGTCGAGCACATCGAACTGGAGGACGGCAGCGGCGACCTGGCCATCTGGCTATCGACCTCGATCAAGGCGCACGACATCGCCTTCGTCCGCCATCCCGAGCCGGGCAAGCTGCACCACATTTCCTTCCTGCTCGATAGCTGGGAAAAGGTGCTGCGCGCCGCCGACCTGATGTCGATCAATCGCGTCTCCATTGATATCGGCCCGACCCGGCACGGCGTCACCCGCGGCACGACAATTTACGCCTTCGATCCGTCCGGCAACCGTTTCGAGACCTTCTGCGGCGGCTACCAGTCCTACCCGGACGGCAAGCCGATCAAGTGGACGATGGGCGATGTCGGGCGCGGGATTTTCTATCACGACCGCACGCTGAACGACAGCTTCCTGAGCGTGGTGACCTGA
- a CDS encoding GntR family transcriptional regulator, which produces MQKNTVTANGQAAEPKTLVESAYQALRRDIIECRLRPGTKLRVEHLKNDYGVGAGTLREALSLLISDALVVSQGQRGFRVAPVSLDDFADITRTRVMLECEALRQSIAAGDDAWEGELMVAFHRLSKAEERLGEAAGEAEWEERNRVFHEVLIAACPSRWIKHFLSILYQQAGRYRHLSLAFNPIPRNVHAEHEALFEAVMAREAERAAAIMAEHIELTYRSIQALPEELLHGTPATAPRAA; this is translated from the coding sequence ATGCAGAAGAACACCGTTACCGCCAACGGCCAGGCCGCCGAACCCAAGACCCTGGTCGAATCCGCCTACCAGGCCCTGCGCCGGGACATCATCGAGTGCCGCCTGCGACCGGGTACCAAGCTGCGCGTCGAGCACCTGAAGAACGACTACGGCGTCGGCGCCGGCACGCTGCGCGAAGCGCTCTCCCTGCTCATCTCCGACGCGCTGGTGGTCAGCCAGGGCCAGCGCGGCTTTCGCGTCGCCCCGGTATCGCTCGACGATTTCGCCGACATCACCCGGACCCGCGTCATGCTCGAGTGCGAAGCGCTGCGCCAATCGATCGCGGCCGGCGACGACGCCTGGGAGGGCGAACTGATGGTCGCCTTCCATCGCCTGTCGAAGGCCGAGGAACGACTCGGCGAGGCGGCCGGCGAGGCGGAGTGGGAAGAACGCAACCGGGTCTTCCACGAAGTCCTGATCGCCGCCTGCCCGTCGCGCTGGATCAAGCATTTCCTCTCCATCCTCTACCAGCAGGCCGGCCGTTATCGTCATCTGTCGCTGGCCTTCAACCCGATCCCGCGCAACGTCCACGCCGAACACGAAGCGCTGTTCGAAGCGGTGATGGCGCGCGAAGCCGAGCGGGCTGCCGCGATCATGGCCGAGCACATCGAACTGACCTACCGCTCGATCCAGGCGCTGCCCGAGGAACTTCTGCACGGGACGCCCGCCACCGCTCCGCGCGCCGCCTGA
- a CDS encoding 2Fe-2S iron-sulfur cluster-binding protein, with amino-acid sequence MIYFNVVIEETGESFRCSPQESLLVGMERLGKKGIPVGCRGGGCGVCKIEITAGSFQTRVMSREYVSHEDEAAGRLLACRVMPASDIRLRVLGKMSKNVCRTPQPAAAALA; translated from the coding sequence ATGATCTATTTCAACGTAGTCATCGAGGAAACCGGCGAGAGTTTTCGTTGCTCGCCGCAGGAGTCGCTGCTCGTCGGCATGGAACGGCTCGGCAAGAAGGGCATTCCGGTTGGTTGTCGGGGCGGTGGTTGCGGCGTCTGCAAGATCGAAATCACCGCCGGCAGTTTCCAGACGCGGGTCATGAGCCGGGAGTACGTCAGCCACGAGGATGAGGCAGCCGGGCGGTTGCTCGCCTGTCGGGTGATGCCGGCCAGTGATATCCGCCTGCGCGTCCTCGGCAAGATGAGCAAGAACGTCTGCCGGACGCCGCAGCCGGCGGCTGCGGCGCTGGCCTGA